The Leadbetterella byssophila DSM 17132 DNA window GATCGTCGGCATCAATACGGAGTCAAAAGCGGAAGTATTTGATGGAACCGACTTATGTGTATCTCCGGGTTGGACGGATGGGGGTACCCATTTTAAGGATCCGGGATACGAGTGGCTAGATGATCTGAATTCGATTCATGAAGCGGCCGCTTATGGTGGATTTACCCGAGTTATTGGTTTTCCGAATACCACACCGGTCATTCAAACCAAAGAGGCCATAACTTATTTCGAGCATTTTAACCGTACTAAGCCTGTACAACTCCTTAATCTAGCAGCCGTAACGCGCGAGTGTAAGGGGGAAGATTTTACGGACATGATAGACCTGCATAAAGGTGGTGCCGTAGGATTTTCTGACGGAAAAGAAGCCATTCAAAATTCAGACATCTTCCTTAAGACACTGCTTTACTTACAGCCTTTGAATGCGGTATTGGTAGTTAAATCAGAAGATAAATATCTGAGCATGTACGGTCAAATGCATGAAGGGGTTACTTCTACTTTATTAGGTATGAAAGGTATTCCTTCTGCCGGAGAGGAATTGATGATAATGAGGAACCTGAAACTTCTGGAATATAGTGGTGTGCAGTCTTCATTGCCGGTACTTCATTTCTCTACTATCTCTACCAAAGGTTCTGTAGAATTGATTCGTGAAGCGAAAGCAAAAGGGTTGCCGGTATCTTGTGATATAGCTGCGCATCATTTGGTTTTCAAAGATGAGGATCTTATGGGATTTGACACCCACTATAAGGTGTATCCTCCTTTCAGATCTACGGAGGATATAGAAGCCTTATTAGAAGGTTTGAAGGATGGTACCATAGATATGGTGATCTCAGATCACAATTCTTGGGATGCAGAGCATAAGACCTTGGAGTTTGATGTAGCTGAATTTGGAGCAGTTGGCCTACAAACGGTATTCTCCGTATGTGTAGAAAAATTGGGACTGGATCTAGCTATGGAGAAATTGGTTTATAATCCTAGAAATATCTTCCGTCTTCCTACGAGTTCAATTAAGGAGGGAGAAGAAGCAGATTTGACCATCTTCTCAGTAGAGGAGGAATATGAGTGCTCAGAAGATTACTTAAAATCGAAAGGGAAGAACACTCCATTTTTAGGTAAGGTCTTAAAAGGCAGGGCGAAGGCCGTAGTGAATAATAGACAATTCAAAAGCTTATGAATCCTATAGTTAGAAAATCTTTGATCTTTGGATCCATAGCAGGTGGAGTTTGCTTCTTATTCTTTTTGGTGATGTATTTTTTGAATCCCAATCCACTGGCGCTAAGACGGCCTGATTTGGGTATTAATATCATTTTTATAGGTGTAGCCATTTGGTATTACAAGAGAGAGAATGGAGGCTATCTTCATTTCTATGAAGGGTTTTCTTTAGGATTTTTGACGAATATTATCGCCGCTTTGCTAACTGGCGTCCTTATTTTTTTATTTTTGCAATATGTGGATGTGCGTCCCTTCGAAGAATGGACGGCGTGGAGTAAGAATTTACTACTGACTGATAGAGAAAGGAGCAAAGAGTTAATGAATGAACAAACCTTTCAGCAACTTCTTAAATCCTTTGAGGAGAAGTCCCCGGCTGTCATCATAGGAGATGAACTAATCTTTAAACAAATAGCAATTGTAGCCTGTACTTTATTTAGTATGGGTATGCGTAAAATCAAACCTTAATATGGAAAAAGTTTCTACTGCACGTATCGCACTAAAATGGGGTCTTATCTTCGGTCTAGTAAGTATTGTTATCAATACAATAGTGTACACTTTTAATCTATTGGAGCATCAAATGTTGAATGGTTTGATCTCCTTAGTATTGTCTTTTGCCATCCTGTACTTTGCCTTTAAAGAGTTTCGTGATCTGAATAACGGATTCATGAAGTTTGGCCAAGGCGTAGGTTTGGGAAGCTTGTTGTTTGTGACTGCGGGAGTTTTAGCTTCTACTTATGATTTGGTGTATAAAAGAGTTATTGATCCTACAGTTATTGAAAAGCAGTTGGATTTAATCCAACAGCAAAACGAGAAGATGGGGATGTCTCCTGAAATGATAGAACAGGCTATGGAGAAATCTAGACCTTTTATTGAAGGACCTTTTGCTTTTGTAATCATGGTGCTTTCGCTTGCGTTCATCGGCTTGTTGTGCTCTTTAATTATGGCGGCCATCATGAAGAAGAATCCGCCGGTTTTTGAATAATATATGTGGAGTATTTTTAGGAAAGAAGTTGCCTCCTTTTTCAATTCATTAATAGCATATATCGTTATTGGGGTCTTTTTACTCCTTAATGGTTGGTTGTTTTGGATCTATCCTGAAACCAGTATTCTGGATTATGGATATGCGGAGATGGATACTTTTTTCCAACTGTGCCCTTTTATACTTTTGTTTTTTATTCCTGCGGTTACCATGAGGACCTTTTCGGAAGAGTTGAGGTCCGGTACCATGGAGTATTTATTAACTCGCCCTGTCTCTCTTTGGGGAATAATTCTAGGTAAATATCTTTCATGTTTGTTGATCTTTTGCCTGGCATTACTTCCTACTTTGATTTATTACTTTAGTCTATATGTACTAGGTAATCCCGCAGGAAATATAGATTCTGCGGCAGTAGCAGGCTCGTATTTCGGGTTGATGTTACTGGCTGGTGTTTATGCTGCCATTGGTGTTTTTCTATCTTCTTTGACCAAAAATCAGGTGGTGGCCTTTCTGGTGTCAGCTCTGGTTTGCTATGTGGTTTTTGTAGGTTTGGATCAGTTCTCTCAATTGTTTTCCGGTAGTGTCCAATACTTAATCGCGCAGGTAGGATTAAGTATTCATTATAATTCCCTAGGTAAGGGTGTCTTAGACAGTAGAGATATCATCTATATGGGTAGTGTCTCTGTTTTGTTTCTCTTGTTAACATATCAATCATTAAACAACATTCGTAAATGATTTCGCTAAAGATCTTTCACATTAACACTTTCAGTTCAGAAGATTTTAAAGGTAATCCGGCGGGGGTGGTTCCTATGGATTTCTGGATTTCTGATGATTTGATGCAAAAGATTGCAAACCAGAACGGCTTGTCTGAGACGGCATTTTTTGTAAAAACGGTGAGAGGTTTTGCCATTCGTTGGTTTACTCCTGAGGTAGAAGTGCCTCTATGCGGGCATGCTACATTAGCCAGTGGTTATGTTTTGACTGAGTTCATGAATCATCCGGATGAAAGAATTTTGTTTGAAAGTAAAAGTGGGGATTTGGAATTTGTCAAAAAGGATGGACTCTTTTATTTGGATTTTCCTGCTTTTGAAAGCCATGAAATTTCTTTAGATTTTCCGTTCCAAAAAGCTTTGGGTGTTCAACCACAGAAAGTGTATCAAGCGAATGAAGATATCATGGCCGTGTTTAGAAATGAAGAGGAGATTGCTCAGATCAGGCCAGATTTTCACGCCTTATTGAAATTAAAGGGTAGAGGTTTGATTGTTACAGCTCCAGGTAAGAAGGTGGACTTTGTTTCCCGATTCTTCGCACCTAGTTTAGGTATTAATGAAGATGCAGTAACGGGCTCTTCTTTTACTAAGCTTTTCCCTTACTGGTCTAAGGAACTAGGTAAAACGGAATTTCAGGCCATGCAGATTTCCGAAAGAACAGGTAAGGTGACTGGACAGGTGCTGAACGGTAGGGTATTGATAGGTGGAGAGGCCATGCCGTACCTGAAAGGGGAGATTTATATCAAAAGCTGACAATATTTACGCATTTACTTGACAACCCCTTCTTGCATTTCGTATTTTTGTGATTATATTATAGTATGTTAGCTAAAGACTATAGCTAAATTAATCACTTCTAAATGAAATTATCATCTTTTAAATTTGATCTCCCGGATAGTTTGATAGCACAACATCCTTATGAGGATCGTGATGGTGCACGTATGATGGTTCTTCATAGAAAGACCGGGAAGATTGAGCATAAGCAGTTTAGAGATATTATTGAGTATTTCGGTGACGGAGACGTCATGGTAGCGAATGATACAAAAGTATTCCCTGCACGTCTTTATGGTTCTAAGGAAAAAACAGGAGCTAAGATCGAAGTATTCCTGTTAAGAGAGCTTAACAGAGAAATGCGTTTGTGGGACGTTTTGGTGGATCCTGCAAGAAAAATTCGCGTGGGCAACAAGCTGTACTTCGGAGATAGCGACTTAGTGGCTGAAGTAATAGATAACACTACTTCCCGTGGTAGAACCATTCGTTTCTTGTTTGATGGAAATCATGAGGAAATGATGCAAGCCATTTACGAATTAGGTGAAACACCCATCCCTAAGGACATTCTTCAAAGGGAAGTGGCGGATTATGATGAGGAAAGGTTCCAAACCATCTTTGCTAAGAACGAAGGTGCTGTAGCTGCTCCTATTGCTGGAATTCACTTTACTAAGAACATTGTTCGTAGAATGGAAATCAATGGTGTTGATTTTGCCCCATTGACTTTACATATAGGAATCGGAACCTTTAGACAGGTTGAAGTGGAGGATTTGACTAAACATAAGACAGATTCTGAAAACTTCTTCATTCCTGAAGCTACCTGTAATATAGTTAACCGAGCATTAGATGAGAACAAGAGAGTTTGTGCTATTGGTAGTACTTCTCTTCGTGCTATGGAGAGCTCGGTTTCTGCTAATAACCGGTTGAAGCCATTGGACAATGCCTGGACAGATAAGTTTATCTTCCCTCCATTTGACTTCAAAATTGCGAATGCCTTGTTGACGAACTTCCATTTGCCGGAGTCCATTTTGTTGATGACTACCTGTGCATTTGGTGGATACGATACCGTAATGGAAGCGTATCAAGTGGCTATTAAAGAGAAATACAAGTTCTTCACCTATGGTGATGCTATGTTGATCATATAATGTCCCAAAAGATTGCAGTGATCGTAGCGTCCGGCACGGGTAGCAGAATGGGGTCAGAAATTCCAAAACAATTTCTCCCCCTGAACGGTAAGCCCGTGCTGGTGCACACACTGGAGAAATTCTTATCCATACACGACTGTCACATTATTCTTGTTCTTTCTGAAGCCGGTAAAGCATATTGGCAGCCTATATCTGAACAGTTCTTCCCTGATACTTATATTCCGGTCATTACGGGTGGAGATACCCGATATCAATCCGTGAAGAATGCACTGAATTCCCTGGATACGGATGTGCCTACTATAGTAGCCATTCATGATGCAGTTCGTCCTTTAGTTCCATTAAACGTAATTCTTAATGCTTACGTAGTGGCAGAGCAATTTGGATCCGCCGTTACCTGTGTAGATAGTAAGGACTCTGTTCGTTTGATTACAGAAGATCGTAATCAAGCTCTGGAAAGGAAGAAAGTGAAGCTCATTCAGACTCCGCAAACCTTCCAGTGGGATATATTGAAAAAGGCGTATGAACTACCTTATATAGATAGCTTTACAGATGATGCCTCTGTAGTCGAAGCAGCGGGCTATACTATTCATCTGGTAGAAGGAAGTTATGCTAATCTAAAGATTACCACGCCTGAAGATCTTTTCTTAGCTGAACATTTACTTCATGAAAGCGCTCATTGATGGAATAATAAGAGGGGAGCGCCCTAGTTTGGCCAAAGCCATAACCCTGCTTGAAAGTTCCCTGCCTCAGGATAGGCAAAATGCCGCGGAACTTCTAAGATCTTTACCCAGTAATGATCGTCCTACCTTAAGGATAGGAGTGACCGGTGTGCCGGGAGTAGGCAAAAGTACCCTGATAGAATCCCTAGGCTTATCTTTTATTCAAGACGGTCACAAGGTGGCGGTCTTAGCTATTGATCCCTCTTCAACGGTTACCGGTGGTAGCATCTTAGGCGACAAAACCAGGATGCAGCAACTCTCTCAAGAAATGGATGCCTTTATACGTCCTAGTCCGTCTAAAGGGACTTTAGGGGGACTGAGTGAGCACACCCTACAATTGATCAAATTAGTGGAAGCGGCCGGGTTTGATCGCATTATTGTGGAGACGGTAGGGGTGGGGCAGTCGGAAACTGACGTAAAGCAAGTCTGTGATCTGGTCTTGCTCCTAACTATGCCCACAGTAGGTGATGAGTTACAGGGCGTCAAGAGGGGCATAATGGAAAGAGTGGATCTTGTGGTGGTCAATAAGATAGACCTTTATTCGGAGAAGATGGTTCAGGCTTTTTCTCAAGGGATTCGTCAGTCCATGCATTTGTACCAACAAGATTTGCCGGTTTTTCAAGTTTCAGCTGAAAGTGGTAGAGGAATGGAAGAATTGGTAGAATACCTGAGAAGACAAGAAGCCGGGGATAGAAAAGAAGCTGACTTGCTCGAGTTTAGATTGCGGCTCAACCAATTGCAGAAAGAACTTTGGGACGAAATGGTGGGTGGACTTCAAAAAGAATGGGAAGAAAAAGTTCTTCAGGGAGGCATGCTGCCTGAAGAGGCAGCATGGGAACTCCTGAACACGTTTAAACAGTCTCTACAGTGAATTTTTGATGATTTTTCTCGAACAGTGTGGAGAGCTTTTTGCTTTCCTCAAAATACTGTTCTTTGTTCTCCCATGTATTAGCAGGATTTAGTAGGAGAGAAGGCACTCCTGGGCAACAAAGCGGCATTTCCACACCAAAAATGGGGTGTTTTTGAGTAATTACTCCTTTTAATTCACCTTTCAAAGCTGCGCTGATCATAGCTCTTGTATAACTTAGTTTGATCCGGGAGCCTACTCCGTAACCTCCGCCGGTCCATCCGGTATTCACCATCCAAACCTGTGATCCGGACTCTGCAATCTTTTCCTTTAACATCTCCGCGTATGTACTCGGTTTTAATGGCAGGAAAGGTGCTCCAAAACAAGTGCTGAAAGTAGGTTTTGGCTCCTTTATTCCTTCTTCTGTTCCCGCGATCTTTGCGGTATAGCCGTTCAGGAAGAAGTACATGGCCTGATCAGCATCTAATTTACTGATAGGAGGTAATACGCCGAAAGCATCACAGGTCAGGAAGAAAATGTTCTTTGGGGTTCCACCCATAGAAGGAATGACAGCATGTTTGATATAAGTCAAAGGATAGCTAACTCTTGTATTCTCCGTAATGGATTTGTTGCTAAAATCTATGCAATTAGAATCTTTATGGAATACCACATTCTCTAATAAGGCTTGTCCACGTATAGCTTGAAAGATTTGTGGTTCGTTTTCAGGGGAAAGGTCTATGACCTTAGCATAACATCCCCCCTCTAGATTGAAAACTCCATTGGGTGTCCATGCGTGCTCATCGTCCCCGATTAATCTGCGGTTAGGATCAGCACTCAAGGTCGTTTTGCCTGTGCCGCTTAAACCAAAGAATAGAGCTACATCTCCTTCTTTGCCTATATTAGCGCTGCAATGCATGGTTAAAACGTTCCTTTCCGAAGGTAATAAGTAGTTCATGACGGTGAACATCCCTTTTTTGATTTCTCCAGTATATCCTGTCCCGCCAATCAAGATGGTCTTGTGCTTTAGGGATATGATGGCAAAGTTGCCTTGTCGCGTACCGTGAATGTCAGGATTCGCATGGAAACCTGGGGCTTGGTATATGGTCCATTCTGATGTAAAATTCTCGTCCTTTTCTATAAACATATTGTCTACGAAAAGGCTGCTGTCAGGCCACTCGGTATAACAGGTTAAGCCTATTCTATATTCGGGATCAGCGCCTACATATACTTCCTTGCTCCAAATCTCAGGTTTGGTATTCAGGTAGGAGATGAGGTCTGTCCTTAATTGCAAAAAGTGCTTTTCATCAATAGGAAGGTTAAAGTCATTCCAGTCTACATGTTCAGCTCCTTCCTTTACAAAGAACTTATCTTTGGGACTTCTGCCAGTAAACTTGCCCGTTCTCACTACGGGAGCGCCAGTTTCACAATGGGATGCTAATCCTAATTTGACCGCTTGCTCTATTAAAAGTTCAGGCTTGAGGTTTTGATGAATTTGTGTTGAAATAGCCGTCATACTGCCTTTTTGATTATATTAGGAATTGCACCCTTTAATTCTCATTTTTGGAGCATTAAAGGGTAAATTCCCGAGGATGTTTATTGATGAAATATTTGTTTTGTGCAAATCTATGTAAATTATAGTTCAATTTTATCTAAATAAAATATTAAATTTATTTATTAATAAAAGTAGAGCTTAAAAATATAAATAGTTGAAAATAAGTAAAATATAAAACAACCGATTGTCTAATGTTATAATCTATTGCAATTTTTTCTAAGTATAGTCTAAAATTTGGTATATGAGAAAATTTATAAAATTTGTTTTGGTCTTCTTTGTCGTAATTCTGGTCCTTTTGTTGGCTCTGGTGCAGTGGATTCCGCGCACACCTTACGAACAGACCGAACATTTTAAGGAGTGGAGAAACATGGATTTGGATTTTGAACAGATAGATTCCACTTATGAGGTAGGATGGGCGAAAGAGAATATCACTCCTGATTTTTCTGTGCCATTGGCCGGGTTTGGGAAGAGAAAGGGTAGGCATTTTGAGTCTGTACATGATTCTATTTATGTAAGGGCTTTTGCTATACGTTCAGGAAAGCGGATTATCCATTTGGTGTCAGCAGACCTATTGTTTATTCCACCTAAGGTGGTGGAAAAACTGGTGGCGAAAGGGGTAGACCTGAGAAATGTCCATTTAGCAGCTACACATAGTCACAGTAGTATTGGAGGCTGGGAAAGCAGTATTACAGGTATGCTTTTTGGAGGGAAATATGATCAAAGAGTAGTAGACTTTTTAGCGGATAAGTTTTATTTCGCCATCCAACAGTCCACATTAAACTTGAGTCCGGGAGAAATCACCTATGGAGAGGTTATAGATGACGAGGACGTAAGGTTCAGGATGAATTCAGATGACGGGGTAAGAGATAGAGAGATACGCGGCTTAAGTTTTATAAAAGATACGGGAGAAAGAGCACACTTGGTTACTTATTCTGCGCATAACACTACTTTGGGGGATAGAAATTCCCAACTTTCACGAGACTATTCCGGAGTCTTAGTGGATTCCCTGCTGCCTGATTTCGGAGCTTATATGGCGGGGGCAGTTGCAGGAATGGGACCAGTAGAAGTGGGGGACACTGAGTTTGATGAGGCGAAGCATCAGGGCGCAGGTGTTTATAAACATTTTCAAAAGAGAACAGAGAAAAAGGTAGGCGCCGGTTTGGTTTCAGAATGGATAAAGATCCCTCTTCCAAAACCCGTGGCTCGATTGAGTAAACATTGGGGTCTAAGGCCTTGGGTCTTTAGGTGGGCCTTTGGGGATTATGATGCATATGTCAAGGTCACACGTCTAGGTTCAACCTTACTATTGGGCATGCCTGCAGATTTTTCCGGTGAAATTATGGTTGAACTGGATGAATACGCCACAGCGAAAGGTTTGGATTTGATCATAACGAGTTTTAATGGAGGGTATATTGGCTATATTACACACGATAAAAGATACGACTCCGGACACTATGAAACCGTAACCATGTCTTGGTATGGGTATCAGAGTGGAGGATATTTTACACAAATTTCAAAGGATATAATTGACCGTTTAAAATGAAGATCAAAATTATTTCAGGAAGTCCACGACAAAGAAGTTTAACCGTGCGGGTGGCGAAGCACCTTTTAAAAAGATTGAAGGAAGAGAAGGTAGATGTAGAACTCATTGATTTGAGAGAACATCAGATTCCATTTGTGGAAACCGTTTGGAGCACTTTGGATAAAGTGCCATCAGAATTCAAAGAATTAGGAGAAAAGATATTCTCAGCGGATGCTTTTATTTTGGTTTCTCCAGAATATAATGGCGGATATTCTCCGGCACTGAAGAATCTTTTAGACCATTTTCCTAAGCAAAGTAGAAAGGTATTTGGTATAGCTACCGCTACAGACGGAGCATTAGGGGCCATGCGCTCGGCGCAGCAACTCATTCAAATGGTGGCTGCCTTCTTTGGTATTCTGAGTCCTCAATTATTAATCACTCCACATGTAGACAAGAAATTTGACGAAGAAGGAAATTTAACGGATGATAGCTTCCAAAAGGCCATTGATACCTTCGTGAGTGAATTCCTTTGGTTAGCAAAAAAAATTAAGGATTGAAAAAGGTTATAATCCTGTGTTGGCTAGCACTAGGTGCTAAAGCGCAAATGATTCCTATAGAGGGCAATACTTGGGGTAAGTCACCGGAAGTGGAAATAGACCATCGCGGTATTAAGCAATGGAAGGATGGTAGAGGTGAATTGTATTTCTTTTCCAAAGAGCAGGGGCAGGCTGAAATTATCTTTTACAGTAAAGGACCTGTAGATATTCAGGTGAGTTTTCAAGGGGCTACTAAACATTTGAAGTTTTCGGGGGAACAAAGCCTGGGTGTATTTCCTATAGATCAAGTGGGTTACCATAGCTTGGTTATGGAAGGAAATGCGGAAAGTCTTCAGGGAGTAGAAGTAAAAGGGATAGAGACCACATTCGTCAAAGATGAGTTCTATTGGGGTAGAAGAGGCCCTTCTGTACATTTTACTTATTCTATGCCGGAAGAGAATGTAGAATGGTTGTATAACGAAGTGACCGTACCAGAAGGTGAGGATGTTATAGGCTCCTACTTCATGGCGAATGGATTTGCGGAGGGGTATTTTGGGATCCAGGTAAATTCTGAGGAGGAAAGAAGGATTTTGTTTTCGGTTTGGAGTCCTTACCAAACGGATGATCCGAACGCTATTCCGGAAGACCAAAGAATAACATTGTTGAAAAAGGGTAAAGGAGTCTATACGGGAGAATTTGGGAACGAAGGAAGTGGAGGTCAATCCTTTAAAAAGCACATGTGGAAAGCCGGACTCACTTATTCTTTCTTAACCAGAATCAGACCTTCAGAAGTGACGGGATCTACAGAGTATACGTCTTACTTTAAAGATGCTGAAACCGGAAAATGGGAGTTGATAGCTTCTTTTAGAAGACCTAAGACCAGTACTTACGCTAAGCGCTTTCATTCCTTTTTGGAGAATTTTATAACAGAGACGGGAGATCAACCCCGGAAGGTGTTATTTGGAAATACTTGGGTTAGGACGGTGAATGGAGAATGGAGGGAATTGACTCGGGCTCGCTTTACGGCAGACGCTACTGCTAGAAAGGGGAATCGTTTAGATTATACGGGAGGGGCGGAAGGACCGTACTTTTATTTAAAAAATTGTGGGTTCTTCTATGCGCCTGTTGAGCTAAATACCGTTTTTGATAGGGAAGCTTCCGGTAAGATTCCTCAGATCATTATGGAGGATTTGGAACGTTAATCCAGAAATTTTGCCGAATATCCACTTTTGAAAAGTGAGGGAAACTGTATATATTTAAGTTTTGTTAATTCAATAAAATAAACATAGAATAATGGGAGGATTAATTTTAATTGGTGTTGTCTTCATGATTATCGGAAGCTTGGTATCAAGCCGTCTAAAGAGCAAATTTGCGCAGTATTCGCAAATAGGCCTTTCCAATGGACTAAGCGGTGAAGCGATTGCCAGAAAAATGCTAGAAGATAATGGTATTTACGATGTGAAAATAACGCAAGTGGACGGTCAATTGACAGACCACTATAATCCTTTGGATAAGACGGTAAACCTAAGTGCGGATGTATATCACGGTAGAAGTGCTGCGGCTGCGGCAGTAGCTGCTCACGAAGTGGGTCATGCCGTGCAACATGCTCAGGCCTATGCAGCTTTGAAATTTAGATCTGCTATGGTTCCTGCAGTAAATATAGCATCTCGTGTGATGGGAATGGCAAACATGTTCTTGATGTTTGGTGGTGTGGCTTTATTGTCGCAAAACAACCCTATGGGAAATACACTTTTATTAGTGTTGATCGCAGCAAACGTAGCATTGGCTTTATTTGCTTTGGTTACCCTTCCGGTAGAATTTGACGCTAGTAAGCGTGCCTTAAACTGGATGGAAACTAGAAATGTAGTTTCACAGAGAGAGCATGGAATGGCGAAGGATGCCTTGAAATGGGCTGCCATGACGTATGTGGT harbors:
- a CDS encoding NADPH-dependent FMN reductase, producing MKIKIISGSPRQRSLTVRVAKHLLKRLKEEKVDVELIDLREHQIPFVETVWSTLDKVPSEFKELGEKIFSADAFILVSPEYNGGYSPALKNLLDHFPKQSRKVFGIATATDGALGAMRSAQQLIQMVAAFFGILSPQLLITPHVDKKFDEEGNLTDDSFQKAIDTFVSEFLWLAKKIKD
- a CDS encoding DUF3472 domain-containing protein, with protein sequence MKKVIILCWLALGAKAQMIPIEGNTWGKSPEVEIDHRGIKQWKDGRGELYFFSKEQGQAEIIFYSKGPVDIQVSFQGATKHLKFSGEQSLGVFPIDQVGYHSLVMEGNAESLQGVEVKGIETTFVKDEFYWGRRGPSVHFTYSMPEENVEWLYNEVTVPEGEDVIGSYFMANGFAEGYFGIQVNSEEERRILFSVWSPYQTDDPNAIPEDQRITLLKKGKGVYTGEFGNEGSGGQSFKKHMWKAGLTYSFLTRIRPSEVTGSTEYTSYFKDAETGKWELIASFRRPKTSTYAKRFHSFLENFITETGDQPRKVLFGNTWVRTVNGEWRELTRARFTADATARKGNRLDYTGGAEGPYFYLKNCGFFYAPVELNTVFDREASGKIPQIIMEDLER
- a CDS encoding zinc metallopeptidase, translating into MGGLILIGVVFMIIGSLVSSRLKSKFAQYSQIGLSNGLSGEAIARKMLEDNGIYDVKITQVDGQLTDHYNPLDKTVNLSADVYHGRSAAAAAVAAHEVGHAVQHAQAYAALKFRSAMVPAVNIASRVMGMANMFLMFGGVALLSQNNPMGNTLLLVLIAANVALALFALVTLPVEFDASKRALNWMETRNVVSQREHGMAKDALKWAAMTYVVGAAAAMANLLYFVMIFLGRRDD